From the genome of Podarcis muralis chromosome 3, rPodMur119.hap1.1, whole genome shotgun sequence:
TACAAAATACCTTTGATTTCCTGGACCTCAATAACCCCAGCAGAAAAGCAGTTCTTCAGCCTCTCAGCTGCTTCTCCTTCGATAGGCTGTAGTAGAGTGATTTCTGGCAATAGCCGGTAACTGGCTGTAGCCACTGGAGAAAACTTTGCATGGTCTTTACCTGAGTAAAGAGAGTGTTcattaaataaaaaatcagaGAGGGACAGTCGCTGAGAAACCTGGaactgttgtttttctttaatcaGCCACCTAAACTTATATTCACAGCCAGTTCCTTGGTGGTTAATAATTCAAATTACCTGCACTACCCGAAACAGGTTAGAAATCAGGTCATTTGGAATTCGAAACAGAGAAAGAATCTATTTCTGTTGCCGCATGATGGACCACACACATATGGACTTTCattagctgcagagacatcctttGATATCcatttgcttgtgcaacagggctttcagTTTCTCCTCTCCCACTGCAGTAGCCCAGGCAGGTGCCCCCTAAAAGAGAGTCACCCAATCCCTGGATTGGTAGAGAGTAGACAGGTGGACTCTTTTTGAAAGACCTCCACCCTTCAGCATCAGGCACAGAATGTTCACAGCACCTAGTTACATAAACCCATCAGTATCTTTTATGCTAGGAAAGCCCTTGCTAACTAATTTgagtttccagtacagtggtaccttggttcttaaacttgatccattccaggagtccatttgactcccaaactgtttgaaaaccaaggcatggcttccgattggctgcaggaccttcctgtactcaagcggaagccgcatcagacgttcAGCATCCGGAaaaagttcgaaaaccagaacacttacttccgggtttttggaagcagatttgtttgtcaactaagccgttcaagaaccaagggtCCACTGTAACTATGCTAATCCAGATTGATTCAAATGATTCGGAAAGGTAGAATTTATACCTGACATGTCAAACTGGTAGCAAGGCTGATTAACATGTCACATTCCTAGACACAAAAAGCACCACCGCTTTCCCTCCAAAGCTATGTACAAGTATCTAAGATTGGTCAACCTAAGTTCTAGGGTGCTTTTCCTTGGCTGTACCACACAATTTAGtcttttaccttctgaaaatggaaGTCTATAGTGCCAGTCCTGCCAATGTAGATTCTATTCCCATGGATGGTGTGCCATCTTCAACCATCCTCAAAATACTTATATTTGGTTATTCAGGCAGCAACCTTTTTACGTGCATCCAATTGACGTGTGATGGCAGACACGAGCCAGGAAAGTAACCCCTGCACAAAAAGGTCACCGCCCATACTTTACACAGCCCAAAGGTCACAGGCAGATCTTTAGCAATGCAAAGAGGTGAGAACTGCAAGCTCTCACCATGGACCAGAGACAAGTTTCTTCCTTAAAGCAAAGGCAAACTACTGAACAATCCAGAATGCCCATTCCAACAAACCAAAGACATCCTATCCTCTTGTAAAAAGGATCCTAGCGAAACACGTCCTGTAAATCACCAAGGAGCAAATACTAGCCAAACCCAGAAATCTCAGTGGTCCCATGCCCCACATTTCCAAAAAGTTTCCCAACTCCATCCCAGTACTCCAGCTGCCTCACCAATGCCTTTGACGCAGTGCATAAGTACATCGATCTCTTGGCCGGGCCGCAGCTGGGCAATGAGGATGTCGTCATGTACAGGACGGAACTTGGCATTCATGTTGTCGGCCTGAGAGCCCAGGGGCACCCATTCCATGTGCTTGCTGtaaactgaaaaaagaaaaggccaAAAAAGACTTGCGTCTGTAACAAGGCAGACAACTGAATCAACTCTTAACTCCTCTCCCcacaaaaggaaacaaacaataGGCTGGAAGCTGGGGAAGGCATAAAGCAATTAATATTGCAAAGCAAGCTCTGGTGTTGTCATCTCAGAGCTTCAGGAGTGAGAGAGCAAAGGGACTGGGGACTGTCTCTCTCATGGCACTAACAGCAGAAGAAGGAGCAGCTTTACCTTTATGGTTGATATACAGTTCGTTAGGGTCAGACGATTCCTTGGCTGCCTGAGGATTCTTGTGGCACTTTATTTTCAACTGGAATTGCAGAGTGTTAATTTCATCACATTCATCTTCTGCAAAAGGAACAGAAGAATAAACTGAAGCTACCCTGAGCAACTGCCGCTTCCACTGGATGCCCAGGTTCTTCTGGTGAAGGGGATGGCTAATCTTTTGGGAGGCCAAGCATTGCATTGACCCACAGTCAACCACTGGAGGCCAGGAGTCAAAGTGGGTGTAGCCAAAGTGTAAGAGTGGGTGTGGCCGAATTCTAAAGGatgcctttttttaaagacacatttTGTTGGGGCACAAATACCTTTTGGTATTACGCAATCACAGCAGCGGAGTCATGGGTTAGTAAAATAAAATGATACATTTTTTTACTGGACAAATTGTGGAGAAGGCTACAAAAATCCTTTTGGCATTGTAATATCACGGTGGGAAGggaacagtaaaaaataaataaattgtggggGGTTCCTTAGTGGGCTGTATGCAGCCTGTAGATTAGCCACCATTGTTTTAATGTCTAGTCCGTCCTAGCTAATGGGATCTTCCACAAATTCTTCTCACCTTCACTCTTGTATTCAAAGAGACGAGGATCTGCACAGATAGGGATCAGTCCCAAGCGATGAGCTAGAATTTCATCCTGCACAATGGAGGTGTTATTGTACACAAAGACCTTCTCTACGGCCATGGTTGGCACCTAAGCAAGAGTAAAAAAAGAAGGTCATTTCAAATCAATATCCAGACACATTTCCTCTCAAAGCAGCAGTCCTCAATAAAGAGCTACAGCGATCATTTCAGCCCTACCTGCATTGAAAGAGGCCGTGGTGCGGCTGCTTCTAAAGACGCTAGCTCTGGACCCTTTGGATTGGAACAGGTATCAGCCAGAATACCCCTTTTGGGGGAAGCTGATGGAGAGGGCCATGGTAGGGCAGCTGCAGGCATTCTAGGAggacaacttgggaccagtttgcctATGGGATCAccttaccccacatgtgcccacttgaccCCTTCAAATGGCGGAATTGGAACTACTACAGATGCCACGTAATACCCGTTTGAAATAACTTGGTTGTTTAGTGTGTGTAAATTCCCTGCACTTTGGGACTCCCGGCgcctgctaaaaatatttttgtttagacaagcccagCCAGATGCTTAGGAAGCTATggtgattttaatctgtttccaTGTTTTAAcctttgtgtgttttaaagtatggctgtGATTTTTTCTCAgttttgttgttttatctttttgtaaactgttttgcaGGGGGGTTTTACAAtgaagtggtgtataaataaaatgaGAGTTTGTTTAAAACTTCACTATtggattttaaattgctttaacctgccctggaaccatatggtaaaatgtgggtAAGAAATCAAGTAAAATTAATAGACGAGGACCAGTTTAGTGCATTGATGAGGACGCTGGGCCAGGAAGTTTGTCTACACCTCACCATTAGCAAATTTATCAAGGATAGTTTAAAATATTACCAAGGCGTATTATTTTGAGAATGAGCTTGTGTGATTCAGCAAGTGGCCTATCTACTCTATTAGTCTATTTGCAACAAAGGCTAGCCAGGTGCCGCCAAGAATCTCATGAGCAGGGATGCCACATTCATTGTTAGTATGCAATGCAGGGGACTAAGATTTATACTGCTTCTAAACAAAGAAAAATTAGCagaagtcttgtggcaccttaaatactATCAAATGTATTATGGAATTAAGCTATCATGGAACAGCTCGGTTGGTTTGAGCAttgatagctcagttagttagaaggtggtgctgataatgccaaggtcgcaggttcaatccccatatgggacacctgcatattcctgcaatgtagggggttggactagatgatcctcaagatcccttgcaactctacaattctatcattctatgactcAAACTCATCATAAGAATTTGAACATTTTGTGTAGTCACATTGGCCAAGAGCTGTTCCTCAATCCATGCTCTATGAAAGTGCCTAACACCAATGGCCACAcatccaataaaacactaaaaatcTGATTTATACAAATTATCCCCAAATGACTAGATAATCTATACACAGCACCAAGCTGGCTATTCCAGACAATGGTTTTTCTAGATTCTAATGGCATCTGAAATTCATGAATGTCTGCTTGCTTTTCATAACAGCGAAGTATATTTTAAACATTGCAACGTTCAGAAGTGTTTCTATATATTTCAAATGGTTCTCAAGGCCTCCCATCTCATTTTGCCCACATTGGAGTCTTTAACTAACCTGCTCAACAGATTTTCCCCCaacatatttttgtatatttttcaGGGAAATCTGAAATATATTTATTGTATATTCTAAAACAACTCCATTCTGGCCTTTTTGTACTTGCAGAAAGGAGTAGCAGCCAAACCTGGGCAATAATGTTCAACTAAAGGATTATCTTGCAAGTGTCTTATTAGTTGCTTGGGAAGAGAAATGGATACCTCAGCAAGCAAGATGCGTCGGAAGGCATTAGCAATGGCAGCATCAATCCCCACCATGTCAAATTCCAGAGTGCTTTCATCCATGTGCGTCACATCTACTCTGAAATTCTGTTGGGGACAAGAAGGACAAGTGTTCAAAATGGACATTGTTTGTAGGTTTAATATGATAAAAATGCCATGAAATAAAATGTGGCAAGTAACCCACACAACCCAAGGACCCatggctggtgctcattgggaaccgtagggtggaaggcaaggagaccaacagtaggtgacACCAGAGCCAATGTCAGATAGAACCAACTAATTTTAGCTTTGCTACTATCCACCTCCCTGCTGAGTCGTACAAGGACAACACAGAGACCAAGCAGGAGGAGGTTCATGGCCAGTGCTACCCCCTGGACTAgatgtaagaaagaaggcaggcacgTGAGGACTTGTTCAGGGTTAGGTGAGCTGGGTGGGGCAGTGTCATCTTTCTTCTAAGAGAGCACCCTTCACTGACAACAGTGCAATACGACACAACAGCGTAAAAACTTAATGACAGAATGGGCAAAGGGCAATTGAACCAGAGTGAAATGTTTGCGTGAATAAACATGTTTTAACTGCCCTTGGAGACATTATAATGAAGGGGCCTCCTGTATCTCTGACTGAGAGTCATTTGCCTACCACCAGCAGCATCATTCTCAACAAACCTCAAGCTAAGATGCACTTTTTCATTTGTGTACCTTTGAAAAGCCTCCTGCAGCACACTTTAAACCCACAGCCCAGATGCATAGTGTCCAACTAGGCTGACAGCATTTCTGAATTCTTGTCTGAACAGTACGACAGCCTGAACAAAGCTACAAATCattcctaaccactggccatgctggctggagtgaTGAGATTTTTGATCTCAAGCATCTAGATGCAatcaggttggagaaggttgATCTAGAAAGACAGGATATTCCACAACCCTACAGGTTGCTATTTTTGCATGCCCCCACAATCACTGAGtgatgcaagattccaggggtttaggtggttacccagggttcatgtttccttttggaaatgaggcacagtggagattgtggtgtctttacaatatatggtttatttacatatatatatatatatatatatatatatatatatatatatatatatgctttcgtagattttcacgggtacaggaatgcaggttttggtgtcctcgggtatcttcccgtgtaaaagttggggtgtctaggcgacgtttcgacgaggtctcactcgtcatcttcaggctggtgctttcggcttcttgttactggaacagagcaggatctcagtgtttgagttcctataaatactgttgaggaggtatggtctgggcagagaggaagttcccaggctagtgtgccttttcttcttttgttccttaattgcttgagggatatcaaggcactacagataaaattagcaaaatcctccataaacacaatatcaaaacagccttttgcgccaaccaaaaaatagccaatatcctcagaaaccccaaggataaaatccagttggaaaaccaaggggtctatgaaataccctgcaaagtctgcccagccacgtacattggacaaacaaacagacgaataaatgcacgtatcgcagaacacaagaatgccgtcaaaaaagaagaaaaaacttcctctctcttccaacacatgaaagaaacaggacacgaaattaattttgcagattccaaattgctctctaacatggaacatcaccacaagagaataatcatggaagccatcgagatagagaaacaccctcacaacatgaacaagcgtgacgacacatcccgcttgccagacatctggaaattagccctccccacaaaaactgacaccagatccagaggcacacagaacgccatcaccaatcaaccacaccagacccaaacccagaccctctccacagataaattacagacaccatccagtagccaaaccatggtggcacctccggatgctgcacccccctgcaatccctacacagatctggctggcacaggccacaaaaccacagctcgcccctatacacgaagccaagccagagcacaactaaatgtagtacacccatcttctcagaaaaactcttcacaaagttcaagaggtcaagacacaaaggctttagcaactaatccacacctaatgacccacctaagtggtactcaggatatcactcaagaaatcactcaagatatccctcaagcaattaaggaacaaaagaagaaaaggcacactagcctgggaacttcctctctgcccagaccatacctcctcaacagtatttataggaactcaaacactgagatcctgctctgttccagtaacaagaagccgaaagcaccagcctgaagatgacgagtgagacctcgtcgaaacgtcgcctagacaccccaacttttacacgggaagatacccgaggacaccaaaacctgcatatatatatatatatatatatatacacacacacacacacacacacacataacctgagcctacaatggagggtcTTGTTTTTCCCATAGCCGCAGACTTAGATTCAATTAAAAATCAAACATTGATCTCAAATGTTGCTATGAGTCTCCCTCCAGCTTACTGCTGTAGTTCTATGTCACCTCACTGCCAACTCTCAATTCTTGCTTTTGTCTTTTTCCAGTTACCAGTCAGTTGAAGGAGGAGGGCATCCATTTGCTGCCTCACACAGATCcactttcctttgtttcccttaacAGCTCATCACACTGGctatcacctcaacacaggaagctagcctaGCTTATATTTttacacttgctggatccaggggttagaagggaGCTGCATACAgccttcttcctcccaccccaaattcaTAACACTATGAAGGACATCAGTAGGCACAATAAAAACTATTAAGAAGAGGTGGGAAACCTGGGGTTCTCCAGATGCgcatggactacaacttccatcatccttaactattggccatgctgactggggctgatggagttggagtcaaacaacatctggacggccaCAGGAGCGCCATTGGAGGGGGGAACCCTGGCCTAAAGGAAGCCAGCATTTTAGAATGTCCAATAGGAAGATGGACTCCAACCCATTTACTTAAGCACCAAAAGTACTCACCTTTTCAAACTTCTCCTTGTCCCAGGCATCATCATATCCAGAGTAATTCCCAGGAAAGTCTGTTGTGTGGACCTGGAAGAAGAaaagaccacagctcagtggtatagcatgTAGTTTGCACCCACAAGGTTCCAGGCTTAATCCCCTGCTAGAGCTAGGAAAGGCTatcgtctgaaaccctggagagtcactgccagccaaAGTATATGATACCAAGCTAGACAGACCCAGGGTCTGACTCAATGTAAGGCAGATTCAGATGTTCAAAGGGCAGAACGAGTGGCAGATATTCACTTTACTTAGCTATCTGCAGCACAAAGGGAGAGGGCAAAATTCACACGTGTGTGTTACTGGTCATCTAACGATTGCCCAATAAGTCGACTTGCATGTGGAAAACAGGCAAAACTTCCCAAGCATCTCAGACACATCACTTTGTTTTTAATGAAGCCACTTCATATATGCCAACCAATAGATGTTTTTCTGTATCAGCAGTGTATTTTAGttagatttttgcattgggttttcattttgtaatggacaccagtcattaaaaaaacagtatacattaaataaataatatgcatcGTTGAGCAGGAACTACGCCTGTCCACACCAAAGACTGGCGCCACGCGCACGAAACACGCAGCTCTCGGCGCGTGTATCCCTTCCAGTCCCCATGAAGCCCCACACTCAGCCCTTTAGATGCCTCCACTTCGGGACCAGAGGCTGTCGCTCCTCCGGCACCTTTCCCGCTCTTTTGACTTACGTTGCGGACGCCAAACTCGCCCAGGACCACCCGGCTCCGCATCTCTTCCACGCTCCTGGACGCCGCCATCTTCCTCTCCACCGGCTGCGGAAGAAACACCCAGCGGCGGCGCGCGGCGTCGAGATTTGTTTTCAGGAGGAAGGCGGGGGGAGAGCAAAGCTTTCTGCGTCACGTGATACAGGCCAGCCTATGGCTAAGGCACATTCATAGACCGAAAGGAAAACACGTTGCTCGCGTTCAACCTGCCATGTTGTGCGTGGCGTCAAAAACGCTCTTTGTATCGGTTTGGCCTAGAGCTGAATACATATTGGCCTCGAGTGCTACCTGTTAgactttccttttcctctctgtCCGTCTCTCACAGACCACGGCTTCATAGGTCCCTCCTTGGGCAGCCTAGGCCGGAGCAACCAAGATGGCGCAAAGGATAGGTCGCCTGTCACGAAATGTCGCGAGAGCTCCTAAGTCTCCACGTCCTCAGCTTGGCTGGGACGGTCCATACCCTTATTGGGGAGGGTTGCCTTGGCTTCGTTACATCCGGGTCCCTCTCCCTGTATCTCCAGTCGGGGCCCTGGCTTCCTGTATCCTCCGCTagtggggtgaggcaggagggcGGGCGCCTGCTCGCTCCCCGCAACTGGTGGCAGGAAGATGTCCGGACCCGGGGTGCCCACGGCCGCAGGCGCCGGAGGGGCGAGGAGTCCTGGGGCGGCGGCGCCGGAGTGGGGAGCCTTCGAGGACAACATGCAGgtatgggaaggagggagggaggagagaaaaggggtgCAGGATAGAGCCCCATCCGCGATGGTGTATGTACTCTGCCGGTTACGTTTGCTGCCCTGTTTCGCAGTAACTTAATCCGGAGTAACTGCCACCCTTCACATAATCGTGGAAATTTACCCCGGTTCGGGGTAAAGCCATCAACCAACCCGCCAAGATGCTATGGGATTTACAATATTAGATGAGGAATGGGGTAAACTATGGTCAGATCCAACCCCACAGATCAGCTTCAGTCCGAGTAAAAGAAAACACATAGGTGGCATTTATGTCTGCAACGTTTGGCTAGAATTACAAAAGAGGgagatctgtctgtctatctcatGTATTAAGaccaaccacaacaacccaccaaCCTGCTTCGAATGCTCGTCTCTACTTGAAAGTTAGGGGAAGTAGTGAGAAGTAGTAATTATTTTCATAGCTGGTGGCTGTCAGTCAGTACATCTAAGTCCTAAccatgtttcctcagaagtatGTTTTTTggattcagtgggtcttactcccaggtaagtaggattAAAATTGCAGCCATAAGTGGTGCTTGCTTGCCTCCAGCCCTGCTGAGTTGATTTGAGACTTCCACATCTGGTACTGGGAGGACTCcaaaatgtttttggtttttagcaatatatacataaaaaggtaaaggtacccctgcccgtacgggccagtcttgattctagggttgtgcgctcatctcactctagaggccaggagccagctctgtccgcagacacttccgggtcacgtggccagcatgacaaagctgcatctggcgagccagcgcagcacaaagaaacgccgtttaccttcccgctagtaagcggtccctatttatctacttgcacccgggggtgctttcgaactgctaggttggcaggcgctgggaccaagcaacgggagctcaccccgctgcggggattcgaaccgccgaccatgcgatcggcaagtcctaggcgctgaggttttacccacagcgccacccacgtcccttacataTAATCCAACCAAAATGTACATCAGGGAGGAAGAGGTTCAAGAGACAGCTATATATCCCAGTTTAAGGAGCTAACTGTCAGTTCTAGTTTCCAGGCATGGATGCCAGGTCTATCAATGTATTACTTACGGcttcagtcatagaatcataaacttgtagagttggaaggagtgctgagggtcttctggtcaaaccccctgcaatgcaggaatctccactaaagcatccatgacaaatggccattcaacctctgcttaaaaacctcccgagggagcccattccactgtcaaagagctcttagtgtcagaaagttttccctgaAGTTTAAGTTGGAACCATATATAATGTAGGGGAGAGGTGGGGAAGCAGCATCTTGTAAAATGTAAAATTTTGACTAGCAGGTATCAGGAAATTGTGTCACTATTTAGGTAAAATGCCATTCATTTTGTGCTTTGTTAAGTTGTCCTATGAATATTTATGCTTACAACATATTCAAAACTTCAGTAAAATGTGCCACAAGGATATTAAGGTGAGAGCAAGGCGAGGCTCCTTGAGAAAGTTCCAGAGGTGTGGGATTGTATCTGAGAAGGCCCACTTCCTGATCATCAGGGCCTTGTTTTAAGTAGTGAGAGCACCCATAATTACTGTAGTGTACAAACTGGTTTAGGtgagagcagtgttagaaactgggatagaaacgctaggagccaaatggcttctgggacctgggttgtgggcatcaaaacagaatgtctagtcaccatttgccggggggggggggtcggcacCACTTTCTatgtattattttgataagcatgaattaaTACGCAATTCAGGTAAGTGACACATtcttaatatcacatttttagcagaaattgttaatacatgtttaatttggtgtttacaataaaaatactctttattgttaaactccttaacatattgtctatccttaacatttattttgaggcttcaaagcacatgtgTTCAGTAATCCCTGTGTGTCAGCCAGgcacaaaaaatggcacccagctaCCTTTAATGCTTTGCATATCTTTGCATTATTCAGGGCGGGGGCTCTGCTGTAATTGATATGGAAAATATGGATGATACATCTGGCTCCAGTTTTGAAGACATGGGTGAGATACACCAACgcatgaaggaagaagaagaagtggacgCAGAGGCGGCAGCTGCAGATGAGGAAGATGGCGAGTTCTTGGGAATgaagggctttaagggtcagttGGGTCGGCAAGTAGCTGATCAGGTAAGCTGCATTCTACTTGGTTTGTTCTTGCTTCTCTGTTGTGAATAAGTTCTAAGCTCAGGAGACTGCTGGTTCCTGCAAGCTCATTGACTGTAATCCTTTAAGGACAATGATTGGCGTTTCTTCCAAAGTATAGTCTTGGGTTCTATGTTCACATTTGTCTTTCTCAGATGGACAGCATATATTCTGTGACCTGCACATGGGCTACAGGCCTTGCTATATGCATGCAAGACAAGTGCAGCCAGAACTAGATTTATAAAACCTGTTACACAAAATTAGATTTAGCTCCTGTTCTTTTAATCCACACAGTAGAAAACAGACCGTTTATTTCTCTTCTGGTTGGAGAAACATAAGCTAGACTTGTAAACTTCTTtgacccttttttgttttttgttttttaacaatcaagcagtatataaataaattttattagtctCAACCCCAAGAGGAAGAAGCCTGTTTGTGAAACACTCACTAAGGGCAGCAGGGTTGAAGGTGCAGCATAGGCCAAGTAAGCCTAAGTCAAGCACTGAAAATCAGTCTAGTTCCAAAATGTGATCCAGAGGAAAGGTCAGGCAACAGCCAAAGCTGAATAT
Proteins encoded in this window:
- the POLR1C gene encoding DNA-directed RNA polymerases I and III subunit RPAC1, yielding MAASRSVEEMRSRVVLGEFGVRNVHTTDFPGNYSGYDDAWDKEKFEKNFRVDVTHMDESTLEFDMVGIDAAIANAFRRILLAEVPTMAVEKVFVYNNTSIVQDEILAHRLGLIPICADPRLFEYKSEEDECDEINTLQFQLKIKCHKNPQAAKESSDPNELYINHKVYSKHMEWVPLGSQADNMNAKFRPVHDDILIAQLRPGQEIDVLMHCVKGIGKDHAKFSPVATASYRLLPEITLLQPIEGEAAERLKNCFSAGVIEVQEIKGQKVARVANARLDTFSREIFRHNDLKNLVRLARVRDHYIFSVESTGVLPPDVLMSEAIKVLIGKCQQFLEELKFIQKK